The Coregonus clupeaformis isolate EN_2021a chromosome 18, ASM2061545v1, whole genome shotgun sequence genome has a segment encoding these proteins:
- the LOC121530946 gene encoding phosphatidylinositol 4,5-bisphosphate 5-phosphatase A, protein MNPDNQNQSQPQPENPPGLAEVLTPTPAAPPGTEAPASDPSASAPAPQLSVPARPQRPQRTPRIEGSVDVCDPKSDPPEANQDRSTHDAPAGASHSKPLRPGAAKPLGGHGGATETTLKAGPKVPGHPPGARSPISMRAASVPQPPSSRSIPPHLNPHAQRAFSVAGTADTQSQVVEDFRVHLITWNVGGAMPPDDITALLGLHIGDGNTDMYIIGLQEVNSMINKRLKDVLFTDQWSDACMERLSPFGYVLVTSQRMQGVLLLVFAKYYHLPFLRGVQTETTRTGLGGYWGNKGGVSARMSVFGHTICFLNCHLPAHMENSEQRMEDFESILQQQQFEGQAATGVLDHDVVFWFGDLNFRIDELEIPAVKAAIDNNKLTMLWEKDQLNMAKDSESVLGGFLEGPLKFPPTYKFDVGTDTYDTSGKKRKPAWTDRILWRLRATAPSGPAPNAGKRGSILGLSSGIKVTQHFYRSHMEYMVSDHKPVSSIFTLQFPYKVDNALVTIMVEDEWNSIADATCTFKAAPNFARSSWDWIGLYKVGFKHHKDYVGYVWAKQEEADYHRVEHEVTFTEEELPKGSGDFILCYYSNNMSTLVGVTEPFQIQLPTSSPAGSPSDDSSDFTSEDDSTVVGMKTMSRSPSPRKKKHRARRSHSRSPSHSRSRSGSPALPEMKGLKLQLGSAHNTTDGVKEKASAEAGDRGL, encoded by the exons ATGAATCCAGACAACCAGAACCAAAGCCAGCCACAGCCTGAGAACCCACCTGGACTAGCAGAGGTTTTAACCCCCACTCCAGCAGCACCTCCAGGCACAGAAGCCCCAGCCTCCGACCCTTCTGCCTCTGCTCCTGCTCCTCAACTGTCAGTCCCAGCGCGGCCTCAACGGCCTCAGAGGACCCCTAGAATAGAGGGCTCTGTGGACGTCTGTGATCCCAAATCTGACCCTCCAGAGGCCAACCAGGACCGATCCACTCATGATGCTCCAGCTGGGGCCAGCCATTCTAAGCCCCTGCGGCCTGGAGCAGCCAAGCCCCTTGGGGGGCATGGGGGGGCCACTGAAACCACTCTGAAGGCTGGCCCTAAAGTCCCAGGCCACCCCCCAGGGGCCAGGAGCCCCATCTCAATGAGGGCAGCCTCAGTGCCCCAGCCACCGTCCTCCAGGTCTATACCTCCCCATCTCAACCCTCATGCCCAGAGGGCCTTCTCTGTGGCGGGCACCGCGGACACACAGTCCCAGGTGGTGGAAGACTTCAG GGTGCACCTAATCACATGGAATGTGGGCGGTGCCATGCCGCCAGATGACATCACTGCTCTGCTGGGGTTGCACATTGGGGATGGAAACACAGACATGTATATAATTGG GCTACAGGAAGTCAACTCAATGATCAACAAAAGGCTGAAAGACGTTCTCTTCACAGACCAATGGAGCGACGCCTGCATGGAGAGACTCAGCCCCTTTGGATACGTACTG gtgaCGTCCCAGCGGATGCAGGGGGTGTTGCTGCTGGTCTTTGCTAAGTACTACCACCTCCCCTTCCTCCGAGGGGTGCAGACAGAGACCACCCGCACCGGCCTGGGGGGCTACTGG GGTAATAAAGGGGGTGTGAGTGCGCGCATGTCTGTGTTTGGTCACACCATCTGTTTCTTGAACTGCCACCTGCCGGCCCACATGGAGAACTCGGAGCAGCGCATGGAAGACTTTGAAAGCatcctgcagcagcagcagtttGAAGGCCAGGCTGCCACAGGGGTGCTCGACCACGA TGTGGTGTTCTGGTTTGGAGATCTGAATTTCCGCATTGATGAACTGGAAATTCCGGCAGTGAAAGCAGCCATTGATAACAACAAACTCACCATGCTGTGGGAGAAAGACCAG CTGAACATGGCCAAAGACAGCGAGTCGGTGCTGGGGGGATTTCTGGAGGGGCCTCTCAAATTCCCCCCCACTTACAAGTTTGACGTGGGGACAGATACATACGATACAAG tGGGAAGAAGCGTAAGCCTGCGTGGACAGACAGGATCCTGTGGCGTCTCAGGGCCACAGCTCCCTCTGGGCCGGCCCCTAATGCTGGTAAGAGAGGCTCTATTTTAGGGCTGAGCAGCGGAATCAAGGTCACCCAGCACTTCTACCGCAGTCACATGGAGTACATGGTCAGCGACCACAAGCCTGTCTCCTCCATATTCACCCTCCAG TTCCCCTATAAGGTGGACAACGCCCTGGTGACGATCATGGTGGAGGATGAGTGGAACAGCATTGCAGACGCCACCTGCACATTCAAGGCTGCGCCTAATTTCGCTCGCAGCTCCTGGGACTGGATTGGGCTGTACAAG GTGGGATTCAAACACCATAAGGactatgtaggctatgtgtgggccAAGCAGGAGGAGGCTGATTACCATAGAGTAGAACACGAG GTGACCTTTACTGAGGAAGAGTTGCCCAAGGGCTCAGGAGACTTCATCTTGTGTTACTATAGCAACAACATGAGCACCCTCGTGGGTGTGACAGAGCCTTTTCAG ATCCAGCTGCCCACCTCCAGCCCCGCCGGTAGCCCCTCTGACGACAGCTCTGATTTCACCTCTGAGGATGACAGCACCGTGGTTGGTATGAAGACCATGTCCCGCAGTCCCAGCCCCCGGAAAAAGAAGCACAGAGCCCGACGCAGCCATAGCCGCAGTCCCAGCCACAGCCGTAGCCGCAGTGGCAGCCCTGCGCTGCCCGAAATGAAGGGCCTCAAGCTGCAGCTTGGCTCGGCCCACAACACCACAGATGGGGTGAAGGAGAAGGCCTCAGCTGaggctggggatagagggttgTGA